A stretch of DNA from Brevibacillus ruminantium:
TCAATCATGCCGGACTCGAGCGCCACGCGCATTGCCGGGAAGTTGTCCATCGCCGGCTCCTGGACGACACCTTGAATCTGATTGATGACAGAGTAATGGAAGGTGTTCAGTTGAGCCGTTACTTTTGCGCCTTTGAAATCCTGGATCGACGTCGCGCCTTCGTATTTTCCGCCTTTTTTCACGACCATGACCAGGTTGGATTTATAGTAGTTGTCAGAGAAATCGATGGTTTGTTTCCGTTCTGCGGTTGGTGACATCCCGGCGATGATCGCATCAATTTTGCCGGAAGTGAGTGCAGGGACGAGTCCATCCCATTCCGTTTTCACGATCACCAATTTTTTGCCGAGACCTTCAGCCAGTTTCTTCGCGATTTCTACATCGTAACCGCCTGCATATTCGGCATTGCCGTCGATTTTCACAGCACCGTTGGCATCATTCATTTGCGTCCAGTTGAATGGAGCATATCCTGCTTCCATCCCCACCTTAAAGGTTCCTTCGTCTGTTGCAGCGGATTGTGTTGGGTTGCTTGTCCCACAGCCAGCGACCAACAGCATGGCAGATAGGAACAGAGCGATAAAGGGTGAATGTTTTTTCATATTACTTATCTCCTTTTGTTTTGTCGTTTTTGGGAGCTTTATGAAAGCAAAAAGCGACCTGAGATAAACTCAGGTCGCACTAATTACATAGTTGCCCAACATACCTCTCTTTTCCCATATGAGATAGCACAACTCAATAAATCAGGTCATTTATTGAGACAGTCCTGCAGCTCTTAACTGCAGACCCAGCAAGTAATACCGAGAAATATTACAAGCTTCGGCGACATTTCCTTCTCCTTAGCATCACTGCCTTCTCAAACTCCGTCTAAGGACTGTTAAATATCGCACCTCTACCTCACTGTTTCAAGTGAGGTCTTATTCAATTCTGTTTTTGAGTTTACAATGTTATGTTAATTCTGTCAACCTGGGACTATTTTCACGGCTGTCAATTCTATCATTTCTGCTTTGAAACCAGACATCCTTAAACGGCACCCAGCCGAGCGCATTGAGCGTCACGCCGCTTAGCGCGGGATGATACGTTGCGCTTTCATGCCGATGGTACAGGAAATAGACGGCGCTCTCCTGTTTGAGCTGATCCTCCAAGGCGAGGAGGCGGGCAATCCGCTTCTCCGCTGCCGCCTCTTGCATAATGCCGGGCATCTGCTGGCGCACAGTCTCACACAACTCTGTTGACAAGTATCGGCTCAGCAGACTCTTCGGTGAGAGATACATCTCATGCAGAAACAGCTCCCGATTGTCATCTGTCACCTGGTAATAAAGGATCAGGTCAGCCTTCTCCAGATAGGCGGCGGAAGCAAACTCTTGAACGGGCAGAATATTCACCTCTACCTTGACACCCGCCTCTTCCCACTGCCGTGCAAGCCAACGGGCTTCCTGCTCATTCTGTTGAAACGTGTATGAGTATAGCTGCAATCCTTCGCCATTGTACCCGGCTTCCCGAAGCAACGCTGCTACATCTTGCTTTTGTTCCGGATCGCTGCTCTTCTTCAGATCAGCAAGAATGTTGGTTGCCGGGCTTACATCCCCACTCCCGACCGTTTCAAGGAAGGCCTCCCGGTCGATTGCCGCACAGAGGGCTTGCCGCAAAGCGCTGTTTTGCAGCAAACCCGATTTTTTCAGATTCAACAACAGCATCTTGCAGCCAACCGCCTGTCTGGAGACAGACTTCCAATCCGTTTCCTCCGCGGTCTTGGGCCCCCAGCGAAGATCATAGCCATCCATATGGACCGTTTTCCCCTCGATTTCATTTTCTGCCACCACCCATAACTCGATTTGATCAAGATGGGCGCGTCCCTGAAAATACGTGTGATGCGCACGCAAAACCAGCAGTTTGCATTCATTGCGCTCCACTTGAAAGGGACCTGTTCCCAGCGGCTCCAGAGCAAAGCGATCGTTCATTTCCTCGCAGATGCCCTCCGGGATGATGGAGGCGCGTTCAGAGGCCAAATAATGAATGAATCCATGATTGGGCGCATCCAGTACAATCTCAAACGAATACTCCTCGGAACACGTAACCGTGCCGATCTGCTTAAACATCCACAAGTCAGGGATGGTTTCCGAAAGCTGTCTTAATCGGAGCAGTGTATAGGCTGCATCGCGCGCGTTCATTTCCTTTCCATGATGAAAGAAGACTCCTTTTCGCAAAAAAAATCTCCATATCCTCCCGTCATGACTCACATCCCAGTAATGGGCCAGTGCGGGTTCCATCCGCTGTTTTTCGCTGTCGTAGCGAACCAACCCGTCAAACAGTTGCTTGACGATATGCCTCTGGAACGAATATTGAATCTGTGCAGGATCCAGACAAAAGAAAGGATAGGGAAAGAAAAGGCGCAGTTTTTCTACCCGTTGGTTATTGATAAACAGCGGTTGGTAGCCGAATTGTTTGCCTAGCCACTCGTGGAAGCGCGCTTTCTCCCAGGAGGAGACCGCATAGGTTTCCACAAAGCTGATGGCTTCCTTCATTTCTCCTTTATCGACGAGATGTTGGCCCACCTGGAGCAAAATACTTTCCCGGCTTGCGAGAAAAGACAGCAGAGAACGATTCCCTCTCCCCCGCCCCGGTATCCAGGTGATCCAGCCTGCACCCACCAGCTTTTGCAGCAGAATTTGGCAATTCCTGTTCGTACAGACAAAGATGTCGGTGAGCTGCGCTAACGTAACAGTGGTCTCTTCCCCTTCCGACACGTCCGCCAAAGCGGTACGCAATCGCAGGTAGTACTCGGCAAGCTGCATACCAGCCACCCCTTTAAAAGACGAAATATTTATAAAAACTGTACTCTTTTTCCAGCTGCGTTTCCAGATGAAAATTAAATAATGAGATCGAAAATAAGGGGGAGCTCATAATGAAAAAGCTGCACAAACTCGTGCTTGCCTCCTGTCTGGCAAGCAGCATGGTAACCGTTGCCTGCGGTGCTGGTGTAGAGACTGCTTCACAGCAAACGCCACAGACCGAAACACCAGCCACGCCGCCCGCCACAACCCAAACATCGGCCCCGCCAGCACAAACGACGGCTGCCACAGAGCCGGCCAGTCAGCCCGCCAAACCCAAATTGCCAAACAGCATCGTGTATACCATAGACGGGATGGAAAACGTCCAGGTAAAGGAAAATCAGACCTACAAGACCTTACCG
This window harbors:
- a CDS encoding transporter substrate-binding domain-containing protein, with product MKKHSPFIALFLSAMLLVAGCGTSNPTQSAATDEGTFKVGMEAGYAPFNWTQMNDANGAVKIDGNAEYAGGYDVEIAKKLAEGLGKKLVIVKTEWDGLVPALTSGKIDAIIAGMSPTAERKQTIDFSDNYYKSNLVMVVKKGGKYEGATSIQDFKGAKVTAQLNTFHYSVINQIQGVVQEPAMDNFPAMRVALESGMIDGYVSERPEAVSASSANPNFAMVEFTDGFTTSEDDTAIAVGLKKDSEYTQKINEILKGISEEERTNIMDAAIKNQPAAN
- a CDS encoding ABC transporter substrate-binding protein; amino-acid sequence: MQLAEYYLRLRTALADVSEGEETTVTLAQLTDIFVCTNRNCQILLQKLVGAGWITWIPGRGRGNRSLLSFLASRESILLQVGQHLVDKGEMKEAISFVETYAVSSWEKARFHEWLGKQFGYQPLFINNQRVEKLRLFFPYPFFCLDPAQIQYSFQRHIVKQLFDGLVRYDSEKQRMEPALAHYWDVSHDGRIWRFFLRKGVFFHHGKEMNARDAAYTLLRLRQLSETIPDLWMFKQIGTVTCSEEYSFEIVLDAPNHGFIHYLASERASIIPEGICEEMNDRFALEPLGTGPFQVERNECKLLVLRAHHTYFQGRAHLDQIELWVVAENEIEGKTVHMDGYDLRWGPKTAEETDWKSVSRQAVGCKMLLLNLKKSGLLQNSALRQALCAAIDREAFLETVGSGDVSPATNILADLKKSSDPEQKQDVAALLREAGYNGEGLQLYSYTFQQNEQEARWLARQWEEAGVKVEVNILPVQEFASAAYLEKADLILYYQVTDDNRELFLHEMYLSPKSLLSRYLSTELCETVRQQMPGIMQEAAAEKRIARLLALEDQLKQESAVYFLYHRHESATYHPALSGVTLNALGWVPFKDVWFQSRNDRIDSRENSPRLTELT